The Lachnospiraceae bacterium KM106-2 nucleotide sequence CCCACATACGGATTCCGCGGATTCCAAGAGCGATAACATAGTTCTCTAACTGATCGATATCATCTTCCGGAATATCTACCAGACCACAGCGTAAAAATCGAAATACACTCTCATAAGAGAAATCACGGATCAATACATCAAGAGCTGCACGGATCAACTCAACTAATGGATTGTTGCTAATGCTCTTCTTTAAATCCACAAAACAAGGAATCTCAGCACGGCGGTATTCCTTCTGGATCTTAGGACCAAACATGGCTAGATCACCGGTTACGACCGCGATATCCTTATAGCGATAATTCTCATCTTGAACAAGGCGCTTAATCTCACGGACCGTAAAATCAACTTCAACCGCTGCGTCCTTTCCTACTAATACCCGTACGTCACTCTGCTCTCCACGATACTGCTTATAAGGATAACGGAATAAATTATGCTCTAAGCTTGCTAAAGTTGCACTTTCAACAAAGCGGTATGGTGTCTCATTCTCTCGCACATAAACTGGTTTATCCACCGAGCTTCCCGCTGATTCTGCCACCTCATACAACTTTGCAATGGTTTTCTTACTCATGTGGAAAAGCTTGTATTCTTCATCGATCATACGGATATTTTCTCTTGGATCAATGGTAACTGTCACGATGATCTTCTTACAAATTGGTAATAAACATTGAAGCAGTTTGTACTGAGATGGTGTAAAACCTGTAAAGCCATCAAAACATAAAACGCTTTTCTTTAAGATATTAGAGTCCTCGATCACGGAACAAAGTACATCTAGAACTTCTTCTGCCGTAATATATTTTTCACTCAAGAATTCTTTAAAACCATTATAGATAACAAGCATATCTTTCAATTTTCCTGATAACATATGACGATTGCTTGTTAACTCGATCATCTTCTCTAATTCTTCTGGGCCGATACTATACTGTAACATTTCAGAAAGCAAGGATTTTAATTCTGAGACAAATCCTTGCTTTCGTACATTAGATTGAAACAACGTAAGCTCATCCTGCTTATTGGCGATAACTTTACGAAGTACCATATTCTTACCGGTATCTTCTAACACGATACCAGGATCCCGTCCTGTCTCCTCAAATACACGATAAGCCAAACGAACGAAACTTAAGATATCAATATTCATAACACCATGATCTGGATGCATGGTTACTAAGTCTTTCTGCGTCTGCATGGTAAACTGTTCTGGTACAACTACAATATAATTCATATCTTTATATTGCATGGATTTCTCTATAATTTCTTGATATAAGGCATGTGATTTACCGGAACCACTGCTGCCCAAAATAAGCTGTAATGACATACACAAAACCTCCTAATTACTCACTCTCTATATTATAAATCGATTCCGAAATTCTAAAAAGTATTTCCAAAGATTATTCATATAAACTCATTTTACCTAATACTATATATAAAGTAAAACATATTCTTGTTCAATGATGAGAGTCTCATACAGATTGGAAGAGAATTGTAATAGGAGGATTGAAGATGTCGAAAACGAGGATTGTAATTATTCAATTAAAAGAGATTATTTACACTGCAATATTTGTGGGACTTGGCATCCTGCTTATACTTCTCCTCATCTTCATGTTTCTACCAGGTAAGGATGACACCACCGCCAAAGGTGATTCAGCAAAGTACAAAGCCGGCGTTTATACGACTCAGATTAAACTCAATAATACCGATTTGAATCTAGAGGTTGTCGTTGATAAAAATCACATTAACTCGGTTCGATTTGTCAACCTTGATAACTCAGTCACAACGATGTATCCTCTTATAAAACCAGCACTTGAATCGATTACAACCCAGCTTTATAACGATGTGGATGTCAAAGACGTGACTCTATCGGATGATAGTAAATACACTCAGACCATGATCTTAGAGTCCATCGAAAAGACTTTGCAAAAAGCAACACCTTAATTGGTACATAGTCATTCGTAACAAAAAAGAGGTATTCCCTAATGAAAGGGAATACCTCTTTTTTTGTTATTTTTATTTTAATTACTTAACCGCAGCTGTTATACCAATTCTTGCAACATTACATGGCATATCATCCCAGTATATTTTCACTTGATTCTCAGTTACACTCCTAGCAAAGTAGCCATTATCATATGTATGCGTAGAAATGACATTTCCCGCTGCATCATATGCATTCAAAGTATAGACAACATCAATCCATTCATTTGTAGCACATTTTGCTGTAAACTCAAAATTAGCATCAATTGTATCAAATGTACCTATGTTATGTGTTGCTGTCATACTGGCAGCTGTTAAATAAATATTAGAACCAATCTGTGAGTTAATCGCTGGCAATGTAACGCCGCTTACATTAAGTTGCTCATCATTATTTGCAAAACTTGGTGTTACTTTTGTAATTGTAAAGTATGCAATATCATAATTGCTATAGAAGAATTCATTAAACCCTACTGCTTGTCCTGCTGCAAAACTACCAGTTGTATATCCATATTCATCGCCTTCTACAACCGTACCATTTGCTGCATATCCAGTAATATGTACTGCAATTCCACTTAAAGTATATGGAGACGTATTATTGACAGTTCCATAATAAGAATATCTATAACCACCCGTTACTGATGCTTCTTTTGAAATATGGAAATCCGCTACTGTTGTTCCATTAAATACAGTTGGAACTGCTGTTCTAACTTCAACTGGAGTTGCTGCTGGCGTTACAGTTGAAGGTGTTACAGGTGCAGTTGTATCTACTGTTGGTGCTGGTGTAACTGGTGTTGGAGTCTTTTTAGGATTCTTTACTGTAACCTTACAAGTATATTTTTTCTTACCATATTTAGCAATAATATTAGTAGAACCTTTTTTCTTAGCTGTTACTACACCCTTTTTAGAAACTGTAGCAACTTTTTTATTCTTCGTACTCCACTTAACTTTAGCAGCTTTTGCATGTTGTAATTTAAGTTTGTACTTTTTACCTTTTACAATTGTAACCTTTTTCTTATTTAACTTAACCTTTGATGCTGCACTGACTGTAACCCCCATATCAGGCACAACACATGGTGTTGCTACTGCTAATGTTAAAGCAGTAACCATAGCTATTGCTAATCTCTTTGTTCTCTTCATAATAACCTCCTAGTTATTCTTAATTATTTATCACACTTTTTTATTTTACTCGGCTCGAAAAAAAGGTGTATAGTAATGTCATAATTTCGACTATTATGGTCATTTAAAAGAAATGGTATCAATTGATTACCAATATATTATATATTTTTTTACATTTTTATCATATAAATTCCTTTTTTGAATTTAAACTTTATTATCAATTATTTTTATCTTCCCATCTTGCCTGTTTAAAAATCACATAAAATAAATGAGGTGTATAAAGGAAAATAGCCACATTAAATATGATGGCATACTCATTACGATATACATCAAAATTTTTATGTAAAATTCCATTTATCAGCCAACTATAGACATAGATATGCCATAGCATACAATAAATCAGATCCATCCAACTTGCTTTCTTCGTATGACGTAACATACACGGAAAAAGGAAGTGAAAAACTCGTGGTATTGAATGCCTTGCTCCACCATAGTCTAATGTTGCGGATACTACTCCTTCAATTAAAACCCATCCAATTACAAATCCAATCAAATCAAGCATCTTATCCTCCTATAGCAGATTTCTTTAGGCATCCGTCATCTCAATTACAATGCGCTTGGTATTGATCGGCACATCTTGGATCGTATATTCTCGTGCACTTGTGGTCGATACATCCATTAATTGAATATAGTTGGAGTCCACTTTGACCACCTGCCCGTTAGAATCTAAGAATTTAATATGTATTTGAATCCCTCTATCCTTTGCTATTGGATCATAATGGAGAACCAGACTTACTTTCGCCTCAAACGTATCAAAACTAGCATAACTATGTTTTCCCGATAATAAGAAATGATCTAAATAAATTCCAGGAACGATCATAGAACCATCTTTCGGACATTCTATACCTGATACATCAATTTTCTCTTCCTGATTTTGAAACATTGGATGAATCTCTACTATTTCAAATTTTGTGATATCATAATTGGATTTCTGCTCCTCCTCTTTGAAATAGGGCTGTCCAGGCTCAACTGTACTATTCATATCAAATATCATACATTTATTCACCATAGTCCCGTCCGCAAGATACTCATTACACAGCACCGTAATACCACTTAATAGGTATGGTGAAGTATTGGTTATAATTCCATGAAAATAGTATTCATACGCTGTTGCACTCGCTCTTTCCCGTTCCACTCCAAAAGATGATATCTTACATCCGTTAAATGTATAATCGCTCTGAACAGGTATACTTTCCTTTTTTGAATCTTTATCCAGTACCCTAACATTGCAGCGATATTGTTTTTTTCCAACCTTTACTGAAACGGCTGCTTTACCAGGTGCTAAGGCTTTAATTCTTCCCTTGCTTACTGTTATTACCTTTGCATTAGAAGTTTTCCATCCCCCAGCTCGTTTCGTTCCCTGTAATAAGATCCTTGTACTGCTACCTACTGTTAATTTCACTAACGACTTACTTAACTTTGGTACTTCCACATATACTCTGCATTTATACTTTTTCTTGCCATATTGAGCGATCACTATTGCTGATCCCTTTTTCTTTCCCGATACAACGCCTTTTTTAGAAATAACTATTTGATTTCCTTTTTTAGTCCATTTCACTTTTCCTGCCTTAGCTCTCTTAAGTTTTAATTGAAGTATTTCTCCTTTGGATACATAAGCCTTTTTGCACAACGATACCTTCTTACTTGCTGCATCCACTGTGCTGCTCTGTATCATCACAATGACGACTGCTAGTATAAAAAGAACCAAAAACGGACGAATCCTCTGTCTCATCGCAAATTTTCTCTCCTTTCTTTCAACCAATTTATTCGCATGAAAGCTCTATTCTAGCTAGATCAATGGGTATATTTTTCATACTATAGTCTTCGCTTCCTTTACTTGATATACGATAAAGCGTAATTAACCGTTTCTCTGAATAAATAACCTGATTGGCTGAGTTAAAGCACTTCAATACTAACTTATAAGATTGATTCTTATCTACATCATAATGATACTTAATCTTGAATTTAGTATCATATAATTCAAATGAATGAAAGGCATGGTTTCCCGTTAAAGCTACCTCAGTTAAGGAAATCTGACCTACGTTTTGTCCCACCCGTGGAATTGCCACCTTACTCACATCAATCGACTCATATCGAT carries:
- a CDS encoding cell surface protein, with the protein product MKRTKRLAIAMVTALTLAVATPCVVPDMGVTVSAASKVKLNKKKVTIVKGKKYKLKLQHAKAAKVKWSTKNKKVATVSKKGVVTAKKKGSTNIIAKYGKKKYTCKVTVKNPKKTPTPVTPAPTVDTTAPVTPSTVTPAATPVEVRTAVPTVFNGTTVADFHISKEASVTGGYRYSYYGTVNNTSPYTLSGIAVHITGYAANGTVVEGDEYGYTTGSFAAGQAVGFNEFFYSNYDIAYFTITKVTPSFANNDEQLNVSGVTLPAINSQIGSNIYLTAASMTATHNIGTFDTIDANFEFTAKCATNEWIDVVYTLNAYDAAGNVISTHTYDNGYFARSVTENQVKIYWDDMPCNVARIGITAAVK
- a CDS encoding bacterial surface protein, with the translated sequence MRQRIRPFLVLFILAVVIVMIQSSTVDAASKKVSLCKKAYVSKGEILQLKLKRAKAGKVKWTKKGNQIVISKKGVVSGKKKGSAIVIAQYGKKKYKCRVYVEVPKLSKSLVKLTVGSSTRILLQGTKRAGGWKTSNAKVITVSKGRIKALAPGKAAVSVKVGKKQYRCNVRVLDKDSKKESIPVQSDYTFNGCKISSFGVERERASATAYEYYFHGIITNTSPYLLSGITVLCNEYLADGTMVNKCMIFDMNSTVEPGQPYFKEEEQKSNYDITKFEIVEIHPMFQNQEEKIDVSGIECPKDGSMIVPGIYLDHFLLSGKHSYASFDTFEAKVSLVLHYDPIAKDRGIQIHIKFLDSNGQVVKVDSNYIQLMDVSTTSAREYTIQDVPINTKRIVIEMTDA